The Lewinellaceae bacterium nucleotide sequence GGCTTGAAAGCCAGCGTTATGCCAACGTCCTGGATGCCGATTACCAACCTGTACCAGCTGAAAAGGATGAGACCATTAATACCAAACTCGCCTTTCGAAGCACTTACCTGTACAAAATTAATATTCACAATCGCCTGCGGTTAGGCCTGTCGTTGACCAACCACTATGCTAAAATTACTTCGGTGATCGAATCCCTCACCGTGGCCTATGGAAAAGGAAGTGGCCTCATGGTGCAGCCTTATATCGACTGGCAATTCAGGAAAGGCCCCTTCATCACCAATGCCGGGCTTCACTATAGCCGTTTTACTTATAATGAAAGTGCCGCCCTCGAACCACGTTTTTCTGTCGAATGGCAAGGCAGTGAACGAAGCTCGCTGAGCCTTTCCTACGGACTGCACAGCCAATTGCAGCAGGCACCACTGTATTTCAGCAAAACCACTATGGGCGACAACAGCCACCTCGAACTCAACAAGGCCCATCACCTGGTGTTTGCTTACAAACAATTTTTGAACAACAATATCCAGTTCAGGACCGAACTTTTTTATCAAAGACTTTTTAACCTGCCTGTCTCGGCCGAAAGGCAAAGTACGTTCTCTGCCTATAATATGCTGGAGGGCTTTGTCAACGAACCGCTGATCAATACCGGAACAGCCGAAAATTACGGCATCGAACTCAGCCTCAGGAAGTTCCATACCGACAATTATTACTACCTCGTGAATGCCACTTTTTACCAATCAAAATACCGGGGCAGTGACCTCATTGAAAGAGACAGCCGATACAATGGCCATTATATCTTTAACGCTGTTTTTGGAAAAGAATGGGAATGGACTTCAAATAAAGGAAACATAAAAACTTTAGGCGTGAACCTTCGGGGCAACCTGGTCGGAGGATTCCGCGAAACGCCCATCGACATCGAAGCCTCCTCCGCTGCCGGGACAACGATTTACAAAGAATCTGAGGTTTTTACCCTCCGGCAAAAAGATTATTTCAGGGTAGATCTGCGCCTTTATTATCAAAACAATAAGAAAAATTTTGCGGGCAGAATTTCATTCGATATCCAAAACCTGCTGAATACTCAAAACACAGCTTTCAGTTATTACGATATTCGGCAAAAAACCATCGTTCAAAAATACCAACTGGGGCTGATTCCGATGCTGAGTTACAGGGTGAAGTTTTAGGAAAACTGGTTGCTGGTTTTAGAACATTCACAAATCTGGCGAAACATCTACCCCGCTTGCGGGGTCAAATTTGACGGCAACTGAATTCCCAGTTTAGAAAAAATCCTCATGTCAAATTTGGGGGTGTCTACGCTTGCGGGGTCAAATTTGACGGCAACTG carries:
- a CDS encoding TonB-dependent receptor, producing the protein MKHLSLTFACVFLLSAFFANAQEYDQTLRGIVRDADTGQLLEGVSIFLEGTDRGCITDSLGAFRMDDISIGRYSLSISFIGYQTIELSPVILDSGKETVLEISLEETASLLQSVVVSAPQSKTTTQCPTVSVLTNEETLRFPATFDDPARLVMSLAGVAGDNDQANGLSIRGNSPNGMQWQLEGLEIVNPNHTPNAGTFSDRITQNGGGVNILSVQLLDASYFYKGAFPSEFGNALSGIMDMKLRKGNDQTHEFTGQAGLIGIEMASEGPLPTQGGSYLVNYRYSTVGLLQKLGLELGDEAISFQDLSFNVNIPLGKTAQSTLFGMAGVSDNFFKAKRDSSLWLFTKDGFDINFTSRMGVLGSTLSVPLGKKSSWNSALAFSGLESQRYANVLDADYQPVPAEKDETINTKLAFRSTYLYKINIHNRLRLGLSLTNHYAKITSVIESLTVAYGKGSGLMVQPYIDWQFRKGPFITNAGLHYSRFTYNESAALEPRFSVEWQGSERSSLSLSYGLHSQLQQAPLYFSKTTMGDNSHLELNKAHHLVFAYKQFLNNNIQFRTELFYQRLFNLPVSAERQSTFSAYNMLEGFVNEPLINTGTAENYGIELSLRKFHTDNYYYLVNATFYQSKYRGSDLIERDSRYNGHYIFNAVFGKEWEWTSNKGNIKTLGVNLRGNLVGGFRETPIDIEASSAAGTTIYKESEVFTLRQKDYFRVDLRLYYQNNKKNFAGRISFDIQNLLNTQNTAFSYYDIRQKTIVQKYQLGLIPMLSYRVKF